From Rutidosis leptorrhynchoides isolate AG116_Rl617_1_P2 chromosome 3, CSIRO_AGI_Rlap_v1, whole genome shotgun sequence, a single genomic window includes:
- the LOC139900675 gene encoding uncharacterized protein, with the protein MVEGDTKAAKDSQNEMVMQPKQTSSQGSFKSKKSHSGQQKGRFSQSGSSSNQRVWCNGCKSTHAGPCTNLKKRCMRCGVMGHDIQACSFKENVCWNCHKSGHRSVDCPSARKMSSGVGAGVRTASVGGSSASLTGQKCKTPLRPEARAFQMSVDAATTADDAITGMFLVNSTPARVLFDCGANRSFMATRFCDKLNLPVSMLPESLEVEVASGKTVPVTTSVSGLSIEIDGSVFPVTCLVMPIPSFDVVLGMNWLSHHKAIINCDKKIIYFPLSDGTCAVARDEWGGFNCPLISMMKAKKSLAKGCDSFLAYVIDAKKEKKTVADIPEVRDFPEVFPDELPGLPPVREVEYRIDLMPGSTPVAKAPYRLAPSEIRDMMMQIQDLLDRGFIRPSSSPWGAPVLFVKKKDRYYRRFIKDFSKIAGPLTKLTRKDVSFQWGDEQEKAFQTLKQLLCQAPILALPEGTDDFMVYCDASYAGLGCVLMQREKVIAYASRQLKTYEKNYPLEALRDEHLKSEVLVKRKKDLIDDSRGLKTFNNRIWVPLLGELRELIMNEAYKSRLSIHPGSTKMYHDLKTLY; encoded by the exons atggtggaaggagatACCAAGGCGGCCAAAGATAGTCAAAATGAAATGGTGATGCAGCCCAAACAGACGTCAAGTCAAGGTAGTTTCAAATCAAAGAAGTCTCATAGTGGTCAACAGAAAGGAAGATTTTCCCAAAGTGGTAGTAGTTCGAACCAGAGGGTGTGGTGCAATGGTTGTAAATCGACTCATGCGGGTCCTTGTACTAATTTGAAAAAGAGGTGCATGCGGTGCGGAGTAATGGGTCATGATATTCAGGCCTGCTCATTCAAAGAAAATGTTTGCTGGAATTGTCACAAATCAGGGCACAGATCAGTTGATTGTCCATCTGCAAGGAAGATGAGTTCTGGGGTAGGGGCAGGAGTAAGGACAGCGTCAGTCGGGGGATCTTCAGCTTCGTTAACTGGACAGAAGTGTAAGACTCCTCTAAGACCTGAAGCAAGAGCCTTCCAGATGTCGGTAGACGCAGCTACTACTGCCGACGATGCTATCACCGGTATGTTTTTGGTTAACTCTAcacctgctcgtgtattgtttgattgcgGAGCCAATCGTTCTTTTATGGCTACTAGATTCTGTGATAAGTTAAACTTGCCTGTTTCTATGTTACCTGAATCGTTAGAAGTGGAAGTAGCCAGTGGTAAGACTGTTCCAGTCACAACATCTGTGTCTGGATTAAGTATAGAAATAGATGGGAGTGTATTTCCGGTGACTTGCTTAGTGATGCCCATACCTAGTTTTGATGTAGTTcttggtatgaattggttaagtcACCATAAGGCAATTATAAAttgtgataagaaaataatttattTTCCTTTGTCCGATGGGACATGTGCTGTGGCCCGAGATGAATGGGGCGGGTTTAATTGTCCGTTAATTTCAATGATGAAAGCTAAGAAATCGTTAGCCAAGGGATGTGATTCGTTTCTAGCGTATGTAATTGATGCTAAGAAAGAGAAAAAGACGGTAGCTGATATTCCAGAAGTGCGCGACTtcccagaagtatttccagatgaattACCGGGTTTGCCGCCAGTTAGGGAAGTAGAATACAGAATTGACTTGATGCCAGGATCTACACCAGTGGCTAAAgctccttataggttagctccGTCCGAGATTCGCGACATGATGATGCAAATTCAAGATTTGCTAGATCGTGGGTTTATACGACCGAGTtcatcaccatggggtgctcccgtgttattcgtgaaaaagaaagata ggtATTACcgtagatttatcaaggatttctctaaGATTGCGGGTCCATTAacaaagttaactagaaaagatgtatctTTTCAATGGGGTGATGaacaggagaaagcatttcaaacATTGAAGCAGctattgtgtcaagctccgatATTAGCGCTACCCGAGGGTACTGATGATTTTATGGTATATTGTGATGCGTCATATGCGGGTttgggttgtgtgttaatgcagcgagagaaggttattgcgtatgcttcGCGACAGTTGAAAACTTATGAAAAGAATTATCCA TTAGAAGCCTTGAGGGATGAACATTTAAAATCCGAGGTTTTAGTTAAGAGAAAAAAGGATTTAATTGACGATTCTCGTGGATTAAAAACTTTCAACAATCGAATATGGGTTCCTTTACTCGGAGAATTGAGGGAATTAATTATGAATGAGGCGTACAAATCAAGATTATCCATTCATCCAGGAAGtacaaagatgtatcatgatttgaaaactctGTATTAg
- the LOC139900676 gene encoding uncharacterized protein has protein sequence MDFVTKLPRTQKGHDMIWVIVDRLTKSAHFLPASETTSLSKLAQLYINEVVVQHGIPLSIMSDRDSRFVSNFWQSLQQNLVAIAREKLKAARDRQKMYADPRRQPVTFSVGERVYLKVSPWKGVIHFGKSGKLAPRYIGPFNIRQILNDQTVVLDFPAELAGIHDTFNICYLRKCKVDDESQILPLQDLKVDMNKKLVEEPVRVVDRKVTRLRKKQIPKWGMGFSHYEETPIEYILLDYKDQDKA, from the exons atGGATTTTGTAactaagttaccccgaacccagaagggACATgatatgatctgggtgattgttgatcgattaACCAAGAGCGCACACTTTTTGCCTGCTAGTGAAACAACATCGTTGAGTAAATTGGCTCAGCTGTACATAAATGAAGTTGTAGTTCAGCATGGGATACCATTATCTATTATGTCAGATAGGGATTCGAGATTTGTATCTAACTTCTGGCAGAGTTTACAACAAAATTTGG TTGCAATAGCTCGAGAGAAGTTAAAAGCTgctagagatagacagaaaatgtacgCAGATCCTCGTAGACAACCAGTGACATTTTCTGTGGGTGAACGTGTGTACCTGAAGGTAtcgccgtggaaaggtgtaattcattttggtaAATCCGGAAAATTAGCTCCAAGGTATATAGGTCCATTTAACATCAGGCAGATATTGAACGATCAAACCGTGGTTCTGGATTTTCctgcagagttagctggtattcacgaTACATTTAacatatgttatcttcgtaagtgcaaGGTAGACGACGAAAGTCAGATTCTGCCGTTGCAGGACTTAAAAGTTGACATGAAtaaaaagttagttgaagaaccagTCAGGGTTGTTGACAGAAAGGTTACCAGGTTACGTAAGAAACAGATACCAAAG TGGGGAATGGGGTTTTCTCACTATGAAGAAACCCCAATTGAATATATACTCCT tgattacaaggatCAAGACAAG GCttga
- the LOC139897078 gene encoding eukaryotic translation initiation factor 4E-1, whose amino-acid sequence MVEGIIMKSEEQYQIKTVRSDVEEDEQPEEGEIVAGDGDTLSSSSSSRPGTAVVQHPLEHSWTFWFDNPSAKSKQAAWGSSMRPIYTFSTVEEFWSLYNNIHQPSKLTPGADFYCFKNKIEPKWEDPVCANGGKWTTTFTKGKSDTCWLYTLLAMIGEQFDHGDDICGAVVNVRARQEKISLWTKNAANESAQMSIGKQLKEFLDHNDNIGFIFHEDAKILDRSAKNKYTV is encoded by the exons atggtggaaggaataataATGAAATCAGAAGAACAGTATCAAATTAAGACTGTTCGATCAGACGTAGAGGAAGATGAACAGCCGGAAGAAGGCGAAATTGTCGCCGGCGACGGCGATACACTGTCGTCGTCGTCATCTTCCCGGCCTGGTACCGCCGTCGTGCAGCATCCACTCGAACATTCATGGACCTTTTGGTTTGATAATCCAAGTGCTAAATCTAAACAAGCCGCTTGGGGTAGTTCCATGCGCCCTATCTACACTTTCTCCACTGTTGAAGAATTTTGGag CCTTTACAACAATATACACCAACCAAGCAAGCTGACACCGGGAGCTGACTTTTATTGCTTCAAGAATAAAATTGAGCCAAAGTGGGAAGACCCCGTATGCGCTAATGGTGGAAAATGGACCACGACCTTTACTAAAGGAAAGTCTGATACCTGTTGGCTGTATACG TTGCTAGCGATGATTGGAGAACAGTTTGACCATGGAGATGATATATGTGGAGCTGTCGTAAATGTCAGAGCAAGGCAGGAGAAAATATCTCTCTGGACCAAGAATGCAGCTAATGAGAGTGCTCAG ATGAGTATTGGGAAGCAGTTGAAGGAGTTCCTTGATCACAATGACAACATCGGCTTCATATTTCAT GAAGATGCAAAGATACTTGACAGAAGTGCCAAGAACAAATACACAGTTTGA